Proteins from one Oncorhynchus masou masou isolate Uvic2021 chromosome 12, UVic_Omas_1.1, whole genome shotgun sequence genomic window:
- the pou2af2 gene encoding POU domain class 2-associating factor 2 isoform X1 has translation MEAGTLMEEYSKRVYQGVRVKHTVKDLLAEKRQRQTSVPRFNQAGTSNSQAAFVQMPGSHMLPGYYSMRRPPYLTDSDFSPSTKQYSSDPYSSALGGKALSFDHTSTYPAYIDSYYTPESFGDYRGATAFSTSGGSLFPTSSLPHLLPPLPGESSNLLLRDSWEQSDGHSVSQDEVPVPTTATSGLASPDTDSPSLYRLIPGRSGGSTLSGSQPYSLHPLEEVHYPGASYSPSSSYPSSYTYLTSPGETSGVKVSPVPSEDPGSVAVTLSDASWAKDDGTGSWLPYEPRKAY, from the exons ATGGAAGCAGGTACGCTCATGGAGG aataCTCCAAAAGAGTGTACCAGGGTGTCAGGGTCAAACACACTGTCAAAGACCTTCTGgcagagaagaggcagagacagacaagTGTTCCCAGGTTCAAC CAGGCTGGGACAAGTAATTCCCAGGCAGCCTTTGTGCAGATGCCAG GATCCCATATGCTTCCTGGTTACTATAGCATGAGGAGGCCCCCCTACCTGACTGACTCAGACTTCAGCCCATCCACTAAACAGTACTCCTCAGATCCCTACAGCTCAGCCCTGGGGGGAAAGGCCCTCTCCTTCGACCACACCTCCACTTATCCTGCCTATATTGACAGCTACTATACACCCGAGTCATTTGGGGACTACCGTGGTGCCACAGCCTTCTCTACCAGCGGAGGATCCCTTTTCCCCACCTCGTCTCTACCTCATCTGCTACCACCTCTCCCTGGGGAATCATCAAATCTCCTCCTG AGAGACTCTTGGGAGCAGTCTGACGGACACTCAGTGAGCCAGGATGAGGTCCCAGTGCCCACCACAGCCACCTCTGGCCTGGCTTCACCTGACACTGACAGCCCGTCCCTCTATCGGCTGATACCTGGCCGTAGTGGAGGATCCACCCTGTCCGGCTCCCAGCCCTACTCTCTACACCCCCTGGAAGAGGTGCACTACCCTGGTGCCTCGTACAGCCCTTCATCCAGCTACCCCTCCAGTTACACATATTTGACATCCCCGGGGGAGACTTCAGGGGTCAAGGTATCACCTGTGCCCTCAGAGGACCCTGGCAGTGTAGCCGTCACCCTCAGTGATGCCTCGTGGGCCAAGGATGACGGGACTGGCTCTTGGTTGCCATATGAACCCAGGAAGGCCTATTGA
- the pou2af2 gene encoding POU domain class 2-associating factor 2 isoform X2 yields the protein MEAGTLMEEYSKRVYQGVRVKHTVKDLLAEKRQRQTSVPRFNAGTSNSQAAFVQMPGSHMLPGYYSMRRPPYLTDSDFSPSTKQYSSDPYSSALGGKALSFDHTSTYPAYIDSYYTPESFGDYRGATAFSTSGGSLFPTSSLPHLLPPLPGESSNLLLRDSWEQSDGHSVSQDEVPVPTTATSGLASPDTDSPSLYRLIPGRSGGSTLSGSQPYSLHPLEEVHYPGASYSPSSSYPSSYTYLTSPGETSGVKVSPVPSEDPGSVAVTLSDASWAKDDGTGSWLPYEPRKAY from the exons ATGGAAGCAGGTACGCTCATGGAGG aataCTCCAAAAGAGTGTACCAGGGTGTCAGGGTCAAACACACTGTCAAAGACCTTCTGgcagagaagaggcagagacagacaagTGTTCCCAGGTTCAAC GCTGGGACAAGTAATTCCCAGGCAGCCTTTGTGCAGATGCCAG GATCCCATATGCTTCCTGGTTACTATAGCATGAGGAGGCCCCCCTACCTGACTGACTCAGACTTCAGCCCATCCACTAAACAGTACTCCTCAGATCCCTACAGCTCAGCCCTGGGGGGAAAGGCCCTCTCCTTCGACCACACCTCCACTTATCCTGCCTATATTGACAGCTACTATACACCCGAGTCATTTGGGGACTACCGTGGTGCCACAGCCTTCTCTACCAGCGGAGGATCCCTTTTCCCCACCTCGTCTCTACCTCATCTGCTACCACCTCTCCCTGGGGAATCATCAAATCTCCTCCTG AGAGACTCTTGGGAGCAGTCTGACGGACACTCAGTGAGCCAGGATGAGGTCCCAGTGCCCACCACAGCCACCTCTGGCCTGGCTTCACCTGACACTGACAGCCCGTCCCTCTATCGGCTGATACCTGGCCGTAGTGGAGGATCCACCCTGTCCGGCTCCCAGCCCTACTCTCTACACCCCCTGGAAGAGGTGCACTACCCTGGTGCCTCGTACAGCCCTTCATCCAGCTACCCCTCCAGTTACACATATTTGACATCCCCGGGGGAGACTTCAGGGGTCAAGGTATCACCTGTGCCCTCAGAGGACCCTGGCAGTGTAGCCGTCACCCTCAGTGATGCCTCGTGGGCCAAGGATGACGGGACTGGCTCTTGGTTGCCATATGAACCCAGGAAGGCCTATTGA
- the pou2af2 gene encoding POU domain class 2-associating factor 2 isoform X3: MEAEYSKRVYQGVRVKHTVKDLLAEKRQRQTSVPRFNQAGTSNSQAAFVQMPGSHMLPGYYSMRRPPYLTDSDFSPSTKQYSSDPYSSALGGKALSFDHTSTYPAYIDSYYTPESFGDYRGATAFSTSGGSLFPTSSLPHLLPPLPGESSNLLLRDSWEQSDGHSVSQDEVPVPTTATSGLASPDTDSPSLYRLIPGRSGGSTLSGSQPYSLHPLEEVHYPGASYSPSSSYPSSYTYLTSPGETSGVKVSPVPSEDPGSVAVTLSDASWAKDDGTGSWLPYEPRKAY, from the exons ATGGAAGCAG aataCTCCAAAAGAGTGTACCAGGGTGTCAGGGTCAAACACACTGTCAAAGACCTTCTGgcagagaagaggcagagacagacaagTGTTCCCAGGTTCAAC CAGGCTGGGACAAGTAATTCCCAGGCAGCCTTTGTGCAGATGCCAG GATCCCATATGCTTCCTGGTTACTATAGCATGAGGAGGCCCCCCTACCTGACTGACTCAGACTTCAGCCCATCCACTAAACAGTACTCCTCAGATCCCTACAGCTCAGCCCTGGGGGGAAAGGCCCTCTCCTTCGACCACACCTCCACTTATCCTGCCTATATTGACAGCTACTATACACCCGAGTCATTTGGGGACTACCGTGGTGCCACAGCCTTCTCTACCAGCGGAGGATCCCTTTTCCCCACCTCGTCTCTACCTCATCTGCTACCACCTCTCCCTGGGGAATCATCAAATCTCCTCCTG AGAGACTCTTGGGAGCAGTCTGACGGACACTCAGTGAGCCAGGATGAGGTCCCAGTGCCCACCACAGCCACCTCTGGCCTGGCTTCACCTGACACTGACAGCCCGTCCCTCTATCGGCTGATACCTGGCCGTAGTGGAGGATCCACCCTGTCCGGCTCCCAGCCCTACTCTCTACACCCCCTGGAAGAGGTGCACTACCCTGGTGCCTCGTACAGCCCTTCATCCAGCTACCCCTCCAGTTACACATATTTGACATCCCCGGGGGAGACTTCAGGGGTCAAGGTATCACCTGTGCCCTCAGAGGACCCTGGCAGTGTAGCCGTCACCCTCAGTGATGCCTCGTGGGCCAAGGATGACGGGACTGGCTCTTGGTTGCCATATGAACCCAGGAAGGCCTATTGA
- the LOC135550191 gene encoding POU Class 2 homeobox-associating factor 3-like: MSGEKPKVYEGVRVKITVKELLEKRRARQMKLSSECANSWYQDAVATPSLSLVPEPSAQPWPCEDNPSDYGTECLSLYCDNFSSAQQTEPAAYSEPCNYTHQQPWSLGHILHKDYREGQASWSSLETWTPAWTPEKINPLDTHHLPSLLQKYSEPVDPTYISLNTNVTQYDTSVYSNPTESTSTIQWMP; this comes from the exons ATGTCGGGTG AAAAGCCAAAGGTCTACGAAGGTGTTCGGGTGAAGATCACGGTAAAGGAATTGCTGGAAAAGCGCAGAGCTCGTCAAATGAAATTGTCATCG GAATGTGCAAACTCTTGGTATCAAGATGCTGTTGCCACACCTTCCTTAAGTCTGGTGCCAGAGCCAAGTGCACAACCCTGGCCCTGTGAGGACAACCCCAGTGACTATGGGACAGAGTGTCTCTCATTATACTGTGATAACTTCAGCTCGGCTCAACAGACTGAACCTGCAGCATACAGTGAACCCTGCAACTACACTCATCAACAGCCCTGGTCCCTTGGACATATATTGCACAAGGACTATAGGGAAGGACAG GCCTCCTGGTCCTCATTAGAGACTTGGACTCCGGCCTGGACACCAGAGAAAATTAATCCTTTGGATACCCATCATCTCCCCTCCTTACTACAAAAATACTCAGAACCTGTGGATCCCACTTACATATCGCTTAATACAAATGTCACTCAATATGATACCTCTGTGTACTCAAACCCTACTGAATCGACCTCTACAATACAGTGGATGCCCTGA